In a genomic window of Aquarana catesbeiana isolate 2022-GZ unplaced genomic scaffold, ASM4218655v1 unanchor237, whole genome shotgun sequence:
- the LOC141122033 gene encoding uncharacterized protein gives MVILLLPRQEVSMEYRQEVMSATDRKFWVRGESGGSSEETLLEVAVEELSVYKETCIDQMMAPMRMEEDRSHMTEKILNLTLGIIYLLTGERFPLVKSGDYMTITVPPCDSLKPERHNMEKILEVTKKMMELLTGEVPIRCQDVTVYFSMEEWEYLEGHKDLYKDIMMDNQPPLTSPDGSSNGNPPERCPRPLYSRDSTQEDHTIPHHHQSGNPRDDNIDVKEEYKEEDEEYGVMEEFSGGHKDMMEPPNTRNPPERCPRPLYSRIPHRKVTPSLTVTRVEIQSI, from the exons atggtgatcttacttctacccagacaggaagtctctatggaatacagacaggaagtgatgtcagctacagacaggaagttctgggtgagaggtgagtcgggaggaagtagtgaggagacattgctggaagtggcagtagaggag ttatccgtctacaaggagacctgtatagatcaaatgatggcaccaatgaggatggaggaggaccggagtcacatgactgagaagatactaaacctcaccctggggatcatctacctgctgaccggagag agatttcctcttgtgaagtcaggtgattatatgaccatcacagtgcctccatgtgactccctaaaacctgagagacacaacatggagaagattctagaagtcaccaagaagatgatggagctgctgacaggagag gttcctataaggtgtcaggatgtcactgtctatttctccatggaggagtgggagtatttagaaggacacaaggatctctacaaggacatcatgatggacaatcagccgcccctcacatcaccgg atggatccagtaatgggaacccaccagagagatgtccccgtcctctgtattcccgggattccacacaggaagatcacaccatccctcaccatcatcag agtggaaatcccagagatgataatattgatgttaaagaagagtataaagaggaggatgaggagtatggagtgatggaggagttttcaggaggacacaaggatatgatggagccaccaaataccaggaacccaccagagagatgtccccgtcctctgtattcccggattccacacaggaaggtcacaccatccctcactgttacaag agtggagatccaatcgatatag